A stretch of Shewanella dokdonensis DNA encodes these proteins:
- a CDS encoding MATE family efflux transporter codes for MGGSIKMETEADLALLQAPVPKLFWRYTVPTIASMLATGIYVTIDGMFIGHYLGADGLAGITLAYPVGAVLYALGTLIGMGGAALVSLLLGQGKVAEARQVVANSFTLALLCGAVLAVVGSAGSEAVLRLLGAEDQVLAYASDYLFWYFVLGTLPILATTFTAMLRNDGHPGTVTLILILGGVLNTLLDWLLIVVLPFGLAGAAIATMLSHGVTAALCLRHFFSSRTRLQLHLGQLQLRWQHVRGICRLGLSSMLMSLYLSVVLTLHNIALLWQGNELHLAAYGVIGYTEAMFYLIFEGIALGTQPILSFNTGARQPQRVRQAAKLAFSVTITTALLGWLLIYGRPQWMLWLFAGDNPQLAPVAIEGMYLYFWGLPLEGMVLVGASLFQAINRPKEAAMLTGSKILLVAVLLWVLGGLFGVNGVWLSLSCCSTLLWLWMVRTLKRLDNAIK; via the coding sequence ATGGGAGGCAGTATAAAGATGGAAACTGAGGCTGATCTGGCATTGCTGCAAGCGCCTGTTCCCAAGCTGTTCTGGCGTTATACGGTGCCAACCATTGCCTCGATGTTAGCAACAGGCATTTATGTGACCATCGATGGCATGTTCATTGGTCATTACTTGGGCGCCGATGGCCTGGCAGGGATCACGTTAGCCTATCCGGTCGGCGCGGTGTTATATGCGCTGGGAACCTTAATCGGCATGGGCGGCGCGGCGCTGGTCTCTCTGCTGCTAGGACAGGGGAAAGTCGCCGAAGCCCGGCAGGTGGTGGCAAATAGCTTTACTCTGGCCTTGCTGTGTGGCGCCGTGCTGGCGGTGGTGGGGAGTGCCGGGAGTGAAGCGGTGCTGCGACTGCTAGGTGCCGAAGACCAAGTGTTGGCCTATGCCAGTGATTATCTGTTCTGGTATTTTGTGCTCGGCACCTTGCCAATTCTGGCGACGACCTTCACCGCCATGTTACGTAATGATGGGCATCCGGGCACAGTAACGCTGATCCTGATTTTGGGTGGTGTACTGAATACGCTACTCGACTGGCTGTTGATTGTTGTGCTGCCTTTTGGCTTGGCCGGTGCAGCCATCGCAACCATGTTATCTCACGGGGTGACAGCCGCATTATGTTTGCGCCATTTTTTCAGTAGCCGCACCCGGTTGCAGTTACATCTGGGACAACTGCAACTGCGGTGGCAGCATGTACGTGGCATCTGTCGACTGGGGCTTTCCAGTATGCTGATGAGCCTTTATCTGTCAGTGGTGCTGACGCTGCATAATATTGCCTTGTTATGGCAGGGCAACGAACTACATCTCGCTGCCTATGGTGTTATCGGTTACACCGAAGCCATGTTTTATCTGATTTTTGAAGGCATTGCGCTTGGCACTCAGCCAATCCTCAGTTTCAACACCGGTGCTAGGCAGCCACAACGGGTGCGTCAGGCAGCCAAGCTGGCTTTTAGTGTTACCATAACCACAGCCTTGCTCGGCTGGTTGCTCATCTATGGCAGACCACAGTGGATGCTATGGTTGTTTGCTGGCGATAACCCACAGTTGGCTCCGGTAGCCATTGAGGGCATGTATCTGTATTTCTGGGGCTTACCGCTGGAAGGTATGGTGTTGGTTGGTGCCAGCTTGTTTCAGGCCATCAATCGCCCTAAAGAAGCTGCTATGCTCACCGGCAGCAAAATCCTGTTAGTGGCGGTGCTCTTGTGGGTGCTCGGTGGCTTGTTTGGTGTCAATGGCGTGTGGCTGTCGTTATCTTGCTGTAGCACCCTGTTATGGTTGTGGATGGTGCGTACCTTAAAACGCTTGGATAATGCCATAAAATAG
- a CDS encoding CobW family GTP-binding protein, whose amino-acid sequence MIITAVPTHVITGFLGAGKTTFIKALLQTKPVDETWAVLVNEFGEIGIDAGLMGNGNAQVVIREVAGGCICCAAGVPLQVAITQLLAKAKPQRLLIEPTGLGHPLQIMQTLQSDGFAQSIRLLASVCLLDPRKLADARYREHETFKAQLASADILLAAKADLWQTQMDVRQQLQQFLAHYFPQKPWLSWSQQLPLPTELWPLMQQSASETTAIAKQRASWLQPTVDFSTDAGSAADEVFDARGVLFKQHQDGNACSYGWVFSPSWVFSLAPLLQWVKAQQVMRLKAVMITADGIAAFNMLEGELQLEELDDALDSRLELISREPLDAALLEQQLLACAAVEE is encoded by the coding sequence ATGATCATTACCGCCGTTCCGACCCATGTTATCACCGGTTTCTTGGGAGCCGGTAAAACCACCTTTATCAAAGCCTTGCTACAAACCAAACCGGTTGATGAAACCTGGGCGGTGCTAGTGAATGAATTTGGCGAGATCGGCATTGATGCCGGACTGATGGGCAATGGCAATGCACAGGTTGTGATCCGTGAAGTAGCAGGTGGCTGTATCTGCTGTGCTGCCGGAGTACCGCTGCAAGTGGCGATTACCCAGTTACTGGCCAAAGCCAAGCCGCAACGTTTGCTGATTGAACCCACAGGTTTAGGCCATCCGTTACAGATTATGCAAACACTGCAATCGGACGGGTTTGCTCAGTCGATTCGCTTGCTTGCCTCTGTGTGTCTGCTAGACCCGCGTAAACTGGCCGATGCGCGCTACCGTGAACATGAAACGTTCAAGGCTCAACTTGCGAGCGCTGATATCCTGTTGGCGGCTAAAGCTGATTTGTGGCAGACGCAAATGGATGTCAGGCAGCAGTTACAGCAGTTTCTGGCGCATTATTTCCCTCAAAAACCTTGGTTATCTTGGTCGCAACAGTTACCGCTACCCACTGAGTTGTGGCCATTAATGCAGCAATCAGCCAGTGAGACAACCGCTATTGCCAAGCAGCGAGCTTCATGGCTGCAACCCACTGTAGACTTCAGCACTGATGCCGGCAGCGCAGCCGATGAGGTGTTTGATGCCAGAGGCGTGTTATTCAAACAACATCAGGATGGCAATGCTTGCAGTTATGGCTGGGTATTCTCACCTTCCTGGGTATTTTCACTCGCCCCACTGTTGCAATGGGTCAAAGCCCAGCAGGTGATGCGGCTGAAAGCGGTCATGATCACTGCTGATGGCATTGCAGCGTTCAACATGTTGGAGGGCGAATTACAGCTAGAAGAGCTGGATGATGCGTTGGATTCTCGGTTAGAGCTTATCAGCCGTGAGCCTCTGGATGCTGCACTGTTGGAACAGCAATTATTGGCGTGTGCCGCTGTGGAGGAGTGA
- the hemW gene encoding radical SAM family heme chaperone HemW, whose product MLQLPPLSLYIHIPWCVRKCPYCDFNSHAQQGELPQQQYVDALLQDLQADLPYVQQRPLHSIFIGGGTPSLFDASQIARLLQGVQQQIPFCDDIEITMEANPGTLEHDDFAAYRQAGVSRISMGVQSFATDKLNILGRIHGSEEAKNAAKMLATAGYQSFNLDLMHGLPGQDLPQALSDIETAAALNPPHLSWYQLTIEANTLFHSRPPQLPDDEALWQIYRTGQQRLAELGYRQYEISAYAKPGYECRHNRNYWEFGDYLGIGCGAHGKITLGQQQQIIRTVKVKHPKGYLAGHYHYQTTEVAADELPLEYLMNRLRLMVPIPKAEFEARTGLSATLLDDGMQRGADKGLVIVHSDTWELTEKGHYFVNELLGEFC is encoded by the coding sequence ATGCTACAGTTGCCGCCGCTAAGTCTTTATATCCACATTCCTTGGTGCGTGCGTAAGTGCCCTTATTGTGATTTCAACTCCCATGCCCAGCAGGGAGAACTGCCGCAACAACAGTATGTCGATGCGCTGTTGCAGGATTTGCAAGCCGACCTCCCATATGTGCAGCAGCGGCCATTGCACAGCATTTTTATCGGTGGTGGCACCCCATCACTTTTTGACGCCAGCCAGATAGCTCGACTACTGCAAGGTGTACAGCAGCAGATCCCTTTCTGTGATGATATTGAAATCACGATGGAAGCCAATCCCGGGACGCTGGAACATGACGACTTTGCCGCCTACCGACAAGCGGGTGTGAGCCGGATTTCCATGGGCGTACAGAGTTTTGCCACAGATAAACTCAATATTCTGGGACGAATTCACGGCAGTGAAGAAGCTAAAAATGCCGCTAAAATGCTAGCGACTGCGGGTTATCAGAGCTTCAACCTGGATCTGATGCACGGTCTGCCAGGGCAAGATTTACCGCAAGCACTGAGTGATATCGAAACCGCCGCCGCACTCAATCCACCACATCTGTCTTGGTATCAACTCACCATTGAAGCCAATACCTTGTTCCATTCCAGACCGCCACAACTGCCGGATGACGAAGCCCTATGGCAAATTTACCGCACCGGCCAGCAGCGTTTAGCCGAGTTGGGCTACCGCCAGTATGAGATCTCCGCCTATGCCAAACCCGGCTATGAATGTCGCCACAATCGCAATTATTGGGAGTTTGGTGACTATCTGGGGATAGGTTGTGGTGCCCACGGCAAAATAACCTTAGGGCAACAGCAGCAGATTATCCGCACCGTTAAAGTAAAACATCCCAAAGGCTATTTAGCGGGTCATTACCATTACCAGACCACAGAAGTCGCCGCCGACGAGCTACCGCTAGAATATCTGATGAATCGTTTACGCTTGATGGTACCCATTCCTAAAGCGGAGTTTGAAGCCAGAACCGGATTATCCGCCACGCTGCTGGATGACGGCATGCAGCGCGGTGCAGATAAAGGTTTAGTGATAGTGCACAGCGATACCTGGGAATTGACAGAAAAAGGTCATTACTTCGTCAATGAATTGCTGGGCGAGTTTTGCTGA
- a CDS encoding MFS transporter translates to MVQTEARMLSPLLILLMAVATGVAVANNYYVQPLLDTIANYFKVSHTAAGTLVTTAQLFYGAGLLLLVPLADMVERRRLIIVMMLLATVGLFISAMATNLYWLLLGTAVAGACSVVAQVLVPLAATLADPSQRGRVIGTVMGGLLLGILLARVVAGVISTLLSWQAVYWLAAGAMLLITLLLARALPVYRSETPIRYGELMRSLLGLFRTEPKLRSRSFLGGLSFAMFTMFWTPLAFLLANPPYEYTDATIGLFGLAGVAGVAAARWAGKLADSGKGNTGTWLGLGCSLGSWLLLFFAADSLVLLLIGVVLLDLAVQMTHVSNQNVIYGLQQQLRNRLNAGYMTCYFIGGALGSWVSVNLYQLGGWNAVCYGGAALAIIGLLYTGLKGRIANAL, encoded by the coding sequence ATGGTTCAGACCGAAGCGCGCATGCTTTCTCCGTTACTTATCTTACTAATGGCCGTAGCAACAGGAGTGGCCGTTGCCAACAACTACTATGTGCAGCCACTGCTGGATACCATCGCTAATTATTTCAAAGTGTCACATACCGCTGCGGGTACCTTAGTGACAACCGCACAGCTGTTTTATGGCGCCGGATTACTATTATTGGTGCCGTTAGCCGACATGGTTGAGCGCCGCCGCTTAATCATCGTGATGATGCTACTGGCAACTGTCGGACTCTTTATCAGCGCCATGGCAACTAATTTATATTGGTTATTGCTGGGAACCGCTGTGGCCGGTGCTTGTTCGGTGGTGGCTCAGGTTTTGGTGCCACTGGCGGCAACCTTGGCTGACCCCTCGCAGCGTGGCCGGGTAATCGGCACTGTGATGGGCGGGCTGTTATTGGGCATTCTGCTGGCTCGGGTAGTCGCCGGGGTGATCTCCACATTGCTTTCTTGGCAAGCTGTGTATTGGCTCGCCGCAGGCGCAATGTTGCTCATTACCTTATTGCTGGCGCGTGCCTTACCTGTGTACCGTTCTGAAACGCCCATTCGTTATGGCGAACTGATGCGCTCTCTGCTCGGGCTGTTTCGCACTGAGCCCAAGTTACGTTCCCGTTCATTCTTAGGGGGCTTGTCTTTTGCCATGTTCACTATGTTTTGGACACCGCTGGCATTTCTGTTGGCTAATCCGCCTTATGAATACACAGATGCCACTATCGGCCTGTTCGGCCTTGCGGGGGTAGCGGGTGTTGCCGCAGCACGCTGGGCGGGTAAATTAGCCGATAGCGGCAAAGGGAATACAGGGACTTGGCTAGGACTTGGATGTTCACTCGGCAGTTGGTTGTTGCTGTTTTTTGCTGCCGACTCGCTGGTATTGCTGTTAATCGGTGTGGTGCTGCTGGATTTAGCGGTACAGATGACCCATGTCAGCAACCAAAACGTGATTTATGGTCTGCAACAGCAACTGCGTAACCGCCTCAATGCCGGTTATATGACCTGTTACTTTATCGGTGGGGCTTTGGGGTCCTGGGTATCTGTCAACCTGTATCAGTTAGGCGGCTGGAATGCCGTGTGTTACGGCGGTGCAGCCTTAGCCATTATCGGGTTGCTGTATACCGGGCTTAAAGGCCGTATTGCCAATGCGCTTTAA
- a CDS encoding YggN family protein — translation MKTLMLGMTLGCVLLTPVSSVWAVEFGGHNDACDVSLNYDVTLTPKKLVIGEQGKERYRVEIDRLYVDGKEVSLNAEQKTLLTQYQQGMTKQIPEVVGLVDEAMAMANDAISTALTPLLGDDAGAKLDDMMTQLHERVGKMVYHKGDTYFIGATDDTLDKAFDEEFSHQIEDLVMQSMGSIMINIGKSMMNGEGDFSERMDAFGKRMDKLGDEIDQQMDERSKALDKRADRLCDDFQQVMTVEGQLRQSVPALSAYPLVSGRP, via the coding sequence ATGAAAACTCTGATGTTGGGCATGACTCTGGGATGTGTACTGCTGACCCCTGTTTCTTCGGTGTGGGCGGTGGAATTTGGTGGACACAACGATGCTTGCGATGTGTCGCTCAATTATGACGTGACGCTGACACCTAAAAAGCTGGTGATTGGTGAGCAGGGAAAAGAGCGGTATCGCGTAGAAATAGATCGCCTGTATGTGGATGGTAAAGAGGTGTCGCTGAACGCTGAGCAGAAAACACTACTGACCCAATATCAACAGGGCATGACCAAGCAAATACCAGAAGTGGTGGGATTAGTAGATGAAGCAATGGCAATGGCGAATGATGCCATAAGCACTGCACTAACACCGCTGCTGGGAGATGATGCCGGCGCCAAGTTGGACGACATGATGACGCAACTGCACGAACGGGTTGGCAAAATGGTGTATCACAAAGGCGATACCTATTTTATTGGTGCTACCGATGACACCCTTGATAAAGCTTTTGATGAAGAATTTTCCCACCAGATTGAAGACTTAGTAATGCAATCGATGGGTTCCATCATGATCAATATCGGCAAGAGCATGATGAATGGCGAAGGCGATTTCAGTGAACGTATGGATGCCTTTGGTAAGCGTATGGATAAGTTGGGCGATGAGATCGATCAGCAAATGGATGAACGTTCTAAGGCGCTTGATAAACGTGCCGACCGCTTATGTGATGATTTTCAACAGGTAATGACAGTAGAAGGGCAACTGCGGCAGAGTGTTCCAGCATTGTCAGCTTACCCATTAGTTTCTGGTCGCCCATAA
- a CDS encoding 50S ribosome-binding protein YggL — protein MAIRSRRLRKKLRVDEFQELGFDVSWRFADSLSEEDIDEHIERFINEVIEPRELGFHGGGHRLWDGVIATQRLGKCTEEDRQTVARFLKSLNAEEIEISELYDIWWG, from the coding sequence ATGGCCATTCGTAGTCGCCGTTTGCGCAAGAAATTGCGGGTTGATGAGTTTCAGGAACTGGGTTTTGATGTCAGTTGGCGCTTTGCTGACAGCTTGAGCGAAGAAGATATTGATGAGCACATAGAACGCTTCATCAATGAAGTGATTGAGCCACGCGAACTTGGTTTTCACGGCGGTGGTCATCGCTTATGGGATGGTGTTATCGCCACCCAGCGCCTCGGTAAGTGTACCGAAGAGGATCGCCAGACCGTGGCACGCTTTCTGAAAAGTCTTAATGCCGAAGAGATAGAGATCAGCGAACTCTACGATATCTGGTGGGGCTAA
- a CDS encoding oxidative damage protection protein, whose translation MARTVHCVYLNQEAEGLDFQLYPGEIGKRIFDSISKEAWAAWQHKQTMLINEKKLNMMNAEHRKFLEEQMVHFLFEGGEVQVEGYVPPKEEEL comes from the coding sequence ATGGCACGCACAGTTCATTGCGTCTATCTCAACCAAGAAGCGGAAGGGCTGGATTTTCAACTCTATCCGGGTGAAATCGGCAAACGCATTTTCGACAGCATCAGCAAAGAAGCCTGGGCTGCCTGGCAGCATAAACAGACCATGCTGATCAATGAAAAGAAACTCAACATGATGAATGCCGAACATCGCAAATTTTTGGAAGAACAGATGGTGCACTTCCTGTTTGAAGGTGGTGAGGTGCAGGTTGAAGGTTACGTGCCACCAAAAGAAGAAGAGCTATAG
- a CDS encoding LysR family transcriptional regulator, translated as MLELLEPIAIFTHVARAGSFSAAARRLGISKSKVSTQVADLEHKLGVQLIQRTTRSLCLTEAGNLLYTQGEELLRGADQAVASVHNLNDATRGVLKLGISQSFGTAHIIPALPEFMARHPELELQVSLLDHKVDVVSEGLDLLLTMSEQLPLGMVARPLMKCQFMLLASPAYIAAHGKLTRPEQLVEHNCLVYHGEWHEHSVWQFKKGDDYCEIGVNGNFRVDNAPALKSAAVSGLGIVYLATYLLENEIEEGKLVPLLPEWHLVNHLPLQAVYPRRKHLAPKVSAFIDFIKNHIGTPPKWDEKYGDIFAKRQ; from the coding sequence ATGTTAGAACTATTGGAACCCATTGCGATTTTTACCCACGTCGCCCGTGCCGGCAGTTTCAGTGCTGCTGCCCGCCGTCTGGGAATTTCAAAGTCTAAGGTCAGTACTCAGGTTGCTGATCTGGAGCATAAGCTGGGGGTTCAACTTATCCAGCGTACCACCCGTAGCCTTTGCCTGACCGAGGCTGGGAATCTGCTGTATACCCAAGGGGAAGAGTTGCTGCGTGGTGCGGATCAGGCGGTAGCCAGCGTACATAACCTCAATGATGCTACCCGCGGTGTACTGAAATTAGGGATCTCCCAGTCGTTCGGTACTGCTCATATTATTCCGGCATTACCTGAGTTTATGGCACGCCACCCGGAGTTGGAGCTACAGGTCAGTTTGCTGGATCACAAGGTGGATGTGGTGAGCGAAGGGCTGGATCTGCTGCTGACCATGTCAGAGCAGTTACCTCTGGGAATGGTGGCCCGGCCGTTGATGAAATGCCAATTTATGCTGCTGGCGTCACCGGCGTATATTGCCGCGCATGGCAAACTTACCCGCCCAGAACAGCTAGTGGAACATAACTGCTTGGTATATCACGGTGAGTGGCATGAACACAGTGTTTGGCAGTTCAAAAAGGGTGATGATTACTGCGAAATTGGTGTTAACGGCAATTTCCGTGTCGATAACGCGCCAGCGCTGAAATCTGCTGCGGTAAGCGGTCTGGGGATTGTTTATCTGGCTACCTATCTGCTGGAAAACGAGATAGAAGAGGGCAAGTTGGTGCCATTGTTGCCAGAATGGCATTTGGTCAATCACCTGCCATTGCAGGCGGTGTACCCACGGCGTAAACACTTGGCTCCTAAAGTCAGTGCTTTTATCGATTTCATTAAGAATCACATAGGTACGCCACCTAAATGGGACGAAAAGTACGGTGATATTTTTGCCAAACGGCAGTAA
- a CDS encoding SapC family protein codes for MSEPFALLDNQKHADVKFTTPKYAHVADQHMLPVSLHELLYAAVEVPVVFIKNNDTEEFQAVMMLGLKPNQNLLVKGEEWLANYVPNVLRDFPLTVVLDPEQKEKVWVGLRENNDQVSKEEGEPLFVDGKETEFLKNRREALLKHFEQDQQSRAILGYLNSKGLLSAQTLTVEIKGEQRNINGIYLIDERKLAEMSDEDFLELRKRGLLGPIYSHLTSLNQIPRLVKFESEL; via the coding sequence ATGAGCGAACCATTTGCACTGCTTGATAATCAAAAGCATGCTGACGTTAAGTTTACTACGCCCAAATATGCTCACGTAGCTGATCAGCACATGCTGCCGGTTTCTCTGCATGAATTGCTGTATGCGGCGGTAGAAGTCCCCGTCGTTTTCATCAAAAATAACGACACAGAAGAGTTTCAGGCAGTGATGATGCTGGGTCTGAAACCTAACCAGAATCTGCTGGTAAAAGGCGAAGAGTGGCTGGCGAACTATGTGCCAAACGTGCTGCGCGATTTTCCACTGACAGTTGTGCTGGATCCTGAACAGAAAGAGAAAGTTTGGGTTGGCCTGCGGGAAAACAACGATCAGGTGAGCAAAGAAGAAGGCGAACCATTATTTGTTGATGGCAAGGAAACTGAGTTTCTGAAAAACCGTCGTGAAGCCCTGTTGAAGCATTTTGAACAGGATCAGCAGAGCCGCGCTATCCTCGGCTACCTGAACAGCAAAGGGTTGCTGAGTGCTCAGACTCTGACTGTCGAAATCAAAGGTGAACAACGTAATATCAACGGTATTTACCTGATTGATGAACGTAAACTGGCTGAAATGTCAGATGAAGATTTCTTGGAACTGCGTAAGCGCGGTCTGTTAGGGCCTATCTATAGTCACCTGACATCACTGAACCAGATCCCACGTTTGGTGAAGTTTGAATCTGAACTTTAA
- the trmB gene encoding tRNA (guanosine(46)-N7)-methyltransferase TrmB — translation MSEVTTAEYNEEGKYLRKVKSFVLREGRLTKGQEQAIEQHWASMGLEYSAEPMALQQVFGRNADVVMEIGFGMGASLVAMAQAAPEKDFIGIEVHKPGVGACLAAAAEAGVTNLRVFHHDAVEVLQHTIPESSLARVQLFFPDPWHKKRHHKRRIVQPEFVQLLRSRLRIGGVFHMATDWENYSEHMLEVMNQAQGYKNQSVDGTVVARPDYRPLTKFEARGQRLGHGVWDLMFERTE, via the coding sequence ATGAGCGAAGTCACCACTGCTGAATATAATGAAGAAGGCAAGTATCTGCGCAAAGTTAAAAGTTTTGTTTTGCGAGAAGGACGCCTGACCAAAGGCCAGGAACAGGCTATTGAGCAACATTGGGCTAGCATGGGGTTAGAATACTCCGCCGAACCGATGGCGTTGCAGCAGGTATTTGGTCGTAATGCCGATGTGGTGATGGAGATTGGTTTCGGTATGGGCGCATCATTGGTGGCAATGGCGCAAGCGGCACCTGAGAAAGATTTCATCGGTATCGAAGTGCATAAACCGGGTGTCGGTGCCTGTCTGGCCGCCGCCGCTGAGGCGGGTGTGACTAATCTGCGGGTGTTTCATCACGATGCGGTGGAAGTGTTGCAGCACACGATTCCGGAATCTTCGTTGGCACGGGTGCAGTTGTTTTTCCCTGATCCTTGGCATAAAAAACGCCATCACAAACGCCGTATTGTGCAGCCGGAATTTGTGCAGTTATTGCGTTCCCGTTTACGCATTGGTGGGGTGTTCCATATGGCTACTGATTGGGAAAACTATAGCGAACACATGCTGGAAGTGATGAATCAGGCTCAAGGCTATAAAAATCAGTCAGTTGATGGTACTGTGGTGGCTCGGCCTGACTATCGGCCACTGACCAAATTTGAAGCCCGTGGTCAACGCCTAGGGCATGGTGTTTGGGATTTGATGTTCGAACGTACCGAATAA
- a CDS encoding NAD(P)/FAD-dependent oxidoreductase, which translates to MAPKRIVIVGGGAGGLALASKLGRKLGRSGRAEICLVDKSPVHIWKPKLHEVAVGVIDQSIEGLLYRDHGLKNGYRFLRGEITGCDPHNKQITLSKVVNDDGEALLDERHVAYDCLVLAIGSVSNSFHTPGAEEHCIFLDNLESANLFHQKLLDNLLLLDETSEKLSIGIVGAGATGVELAAELYHVLESVKDFGYLNIDKSHLEIHLIEAAQKILPALPDKVSAGAQSVLDHIGVRLHIGVQVKEVTKEGFVTQDGGIIPAGLKVWAAGVKGPDMLQQLTDLPINKRNQIEVDACMRVKGQEYIYALGDCSAMVMDNGKAVPPRAQAAAQMAETLYKNLVNRLDGKAEQPFRYRDYGSLVSLSRFSAVGNLMGNLRSRSLFIEGYLARMMYMSLYQRHLASLYGWFSALVYRFAQRLLKWQRPKLKLH; encoded by the coding sequence GTGGCTCCTAAAAGGATCGTAATTGTTGGCGGTGGCGCTGGTGGCCTAGCGCTTGCTTCAAAGTTGGGGCGCAAGCTAGGACGCAGTGGCCGAGCGGAAATATGCCTGGTTGATAAGAGTCCGGTGCATATTTGGAAGCCGAAATTACATGAAGTTGCCGTGGGGGTGATCGACCAATCAATCGAAGGGTTGCTATATCGTGACCACGGACTGAAAAACGGCTATCGTTTCCTGCGCGGTGAAATCACCGGTTGTGATCCTCATAACAAGCAAATCACTCTATCAAAGGTCGTTAACGATGATGGCGAAGCATTACTGGATGAACGCCATGTTGCTTATGACTGTTTAGTGTTGGCAATCGGTAGCGTGTCTAACAGCTTCCATACGCCGGGCGCCGAAGAACATTGTATCTTTCTCGATAATCTGGAAAGTGCCAATCTGTTTCATCAAAAACTGCTGGATAATCTGCTGCTGCTTGATGAAACCAGTGAGAAACTCAGTATCGGGATTGTTGGCGCTGGCGCTACCGGTGTTGAGCTGGCGGCTGAACTTTACCATGTACTGGAATCTGTTAAAGACTTTGGTTATCTGAATATCGACAAGTCCCATCTGGAAATTCATCTGATTGAAGCGGCCCAGAAGATCCTGCCAGCGCTGCCAGACAAAGTCAGTGCCGGGGCACAGTCAGTGCTAGATCATATCGGTGTGCGTCTGCATATCGGCGTGCAGGTTAAAGAAGTCACTAAAGAAGGGTTTGTGACACAGGACGGTGGCATTATCCCCGCCGGACTCAAAGTGTGGGCAGCCGGAGTTAAAGGCCCCGATATGCTGCAACAGTTGACCGACTTGCCAATCAATAAGCGTAATCAGATAGAAGTCGATGCCTGCATGCGGGTAAAAGGGCAAGAATATATCTATGCGTTGGGTGATTGCTCGGCAATGGTGATGGATAACGGTAAAGCCGTGCCACCGCGAGCACAAGCGGCGGCACAGATGGCGGAGACGCTGTACAAAAATTTGGTTAATCGGCTGGATGGTAAGGCGGAACAGCCATTCCGTTATCGGGATTACGGCTCATTAGTGTCACTCAGCCGTTTTTCTGCGGTAGGCAATCTCATGGGCAATCTGCGTTCACGCTCATTGTTTATTGAAGGTTATCTGGCACGCATGATGTACATGTCGTTATATCAACGGCATCTGGCCAGTCTTTACGGCTGGTTTTCTGCCTTGGTATACCGTTTTGCGCAGCGGCTGTTGAAATGGCAACGGCCAAAACTGAAACTGCACTGA